One window from the genome of Equus quagga isolate Etosha38 unplaced genomic scaffold, UCLA_HA_Equagga_1.0 HiC_scaffold_8523_RagTag, whole genome shotgun sequence encodes:
- the LOC124232614 gene encoding trace amine-associated receptor 9 isoform X2: MADTFSQAAAVELCYENVNGSCVKTPYSPGPRAVLYAVLGLGAVLAVLGNLLVIIAILHFKQLHTPTNFLIASLACADFLVGVTVMPFSAVRSVESCWYFGESYCTFHTCFDTSFCFASLFHLCCISVDRYIAVTEPLTYPARFTVSVSGICIILSWFCLLTYSFSVFYMGANGEGIEGLVAALTCVGGCQAPLNQNWVLLCFLLFFTPTVAMVLIYGKIFLVAKHQARKIESAASQAQSSSESYKERVAKRERKAAKTLGIAMAAFLVSWLPYIIDAMIDAYMNFITPPHVYEILVWCVYYNSAMNPLIYAFFYPWFRKAVKLIVTGKVLRSDSSTINLFSEEADID; encoded by the exons ATGGCGGACACTTTCTCCCAAGCTGCAGCTGTGGAGCTCTGCTACGAGAACGTGAATGGATCCTGTGTGAAGACCCCTTACTCGCCAGGGCCCCGAGCAGTTCTGTACGCCGTCCTCGGTCTGGGGGCCGTGCTGGCCGTGCTGGGAAACTTACTGGTCATTATTGCCATCCTCCACTTCAAACAGCTGCACACACCTACCAACTTCCTGATCGCGTCCCTGGCCTGTGCCGACTTCTTGGTGGGGGTGACAGTGATGCCCTTCAGCGCCGTGAGGTCTGTGGAGAGCTGCTGGTACTTTGGAGAGAGCTACTGTACATTTCACACGTGTTTTGATACTTCCTTCTGCTTTGCTTCTTTGTTTCACTTATGCTGCATCTCTGTCGATAGATACATTGCTGTTACTGAGCCTCTGAC CTATCCAGCCAGGTTTACTGTCTCGGTGTCAGGAATATGCATTATTCTCTCTTGGTTCTGTTTGCTCACATACAGCTTTTCTGTCTTTTACATGGGGGCCAATGGAGAAGGCATCGAGGGACTAGTAGCTGCTCTCACCTGTGTAGGGGGCTGTCAGGCTCCACTGAATCAAAACTGGGTGCtcctgtgtttccttctcttctttacaCCCACTGTTGCCATGGTGCTTATATATGGTAAGATATTTTTGGTGGCTAAACATCAGGCTAGAAAGATAGAAAGTGCAGCCAGCCAAGCTCAGTCGTCTTCCGAGAGTTACAAGGAAAGAGtcgcaaagagagagagaaaagctgcTAAGACGTTGGGTATTGCTATGGCAGCGTTTCTTGTCTCTTGGCTACCGTACATTATTGATGCCATGATTGATGCTTATATGAACTTTATAACTCCTCCGCATGTTTATGAGATTTTAGTGTGGTGTGTTTAttataattctgctatgaacccCTTGATATATGCTTTCTTTTACCCATGGTTTCGGAAGGCAGTAAAACTTATTGTAACTGGCAAAGTCTTAAGGAGTGATTCATCAACAATTAATCTGTTTTCTGAGGAAGCAGATATAGATTGA
- the LOC124232614 gene encoding trace amine-associated receptor 9 isoform X1, protein MADTFSQAAAVELCYENVNGSCVKTPYSPGPRAVLYAVLGLGAVLAVLGNLLVIIAILHFKQLHTPTNFLIASLACADFLVGVTVMPFSAVRSVESCWYFGESYCTFHTCFDTSFCFASLFHLCCISVDRYIAVTEPLTYPARFTVSVSGICIILSWFCLLTYSFSVFYMGANGEGIEGLVAALTCVGGCQAPLNQNWVLLCFLLFFTPTVAMVLIYGKIFLVAKHQARKIESAASQAQSSSESYKERVAKRERKAAKTLGIAMAAFLVSWLPYIIDAMIDAYMNFITPPHVYEILVWCVYYNSAMNPLIYAFFYPWFRKAVKLIVTGKVLRSDSSTINLFSEEADID, encoded by the exons ATGGCGGACACTTTCTCCCAAGCTGCAGCTGTGGAGCTCTGCTACGAGAACGTGAATGGATCCTGTGTGAAGACCCCTTACTCGCCAGGGCCCCGAGCAGTTCTGTACGCCGTCCTCGGTCTGGGGGCCGTGCTGGCCGTGCTGGGAAACTTACTGGTCATTATTGCCATCCTCCACTTCAAACAGCTGCACACACCTACCAACTTCCTGATCGCGTCCCTGGCCTGTGCCGACTTCTTGGTGGGGGTGACAGTGATGCCCTTCAGCGCCGTGAGGTCTGTGGAGAGCTGCTGGTACTTTGGAGAGAGCTACTGTACATTTCACACGTGTTTTGATACTTCCTTCTGCTTTGCTTCTTTGTTTCACTTATGCTGCATCTCTGTCGATAGATACATTGCTGTTACTGAGCCTCTGACCTATCCAGCCAG GTTTACTGTCTCGGTGTCAGGAATATGCATTATTCTCTCTTGGTTCTGTTTGCTCACATACAGCTTTTCTGTCTTTTACATGGGGGCCAATGGAGAAGGCATCGAGGGACTAGTAGCTGCTCTCACCTGTGTAGGGGGCTGTCAGGCTCCACTGAATCAAAACTGGGTGCtcctgtgtttccttctcttctttacaCCCACTGTTGCCATGGTGCTTATATATGGTAAGATATTTTTGGTGGCTAAACATCAGGCTAGAAAGATAGAAAGTGCAGCCAGCCAAGCTCAGTCGTCTTCCGAGAGTTACAAGGAAAGAGtcgcaaagagagagagaaaagctgcTAAGACGTTGGGTATTGCTATGGCAGCGTTTCTTGTCTCTTGGCTACCGTACATTATTGATGCCATGATTGATGCTTATATGAACTTTATAACTCCTCCGCATGTTTATGAGATTTTAGTGTGGTGTGTTTAttataattctgctatgaacccCTTGATATATGCTTTCTTTTACCCATGGTTTCGGAAGGCAGTAAAACTTATTGTAACTGGCAAAGTCTTAAGGAGTGATTCATCAACAATTAATCTGTTTTCTGAGGAAGCAGATATAGATTGA